In a single window of the Granulicella sibirica genome:
- a CDS encoding YcbK family protein translates to MTQCPPAARRPLVLSRKVSALIAAALLLVAVPSASARRSTMHRHPRLHALAHTFVNVALPGAGLLPDDAEDVPLEGLQYELKLAHAQTGEMIDVVYRIGDTYIPEALTQLDLFLRDSHNQEVNAYDPRTFDLLHTMLAKLGRTNGVVDILSGYRSQETNDALRASGTTNAAEHSQHISAKAIDLRVLGVPAVLLRDAALSLGVGGVGYYPKSQFVHVDTGPVREWTFAPHIARRHSRRSHRG, encoded by the coding sequence TTGACACAGTGTCCGCCCGCCGCTCGCCGCCCCCTGGTGCTCTCCCGCAAAGTCTCAGCTCTCATCGCCGCCGCGCTCCTTCTGGTCGCGGTACCATCCGCGAGCGCTCGCAGGTCGACCATGCATCGGCACCCCCGGCTTCACGCCCTGGCCCACACCTTCGTCAACGTGGCCTTGCCCGGTGCCGGTCTGCTTCCTGACGACGCCGAAGACGTTCCCCTCGAGGGCCTGCAATACGAGTTGAAGCTCGCCCATGCACAAACCGGGGAGATGATCGACGTCGTCTACCGCATCGGTGACACCTACATTCCCGAGGCCCTCACCCAGCTCGACCTCTTCCTGCGCGACAGCCACAACCAGGAAGTGAACGCCTACGATCCGCGTACCTTCGACCTCCTCCACACCATGCTTGCCAAGCTAGGGCGAACGAACGGAGTCGTCGACATCCTCTCCGGTTATCGCTCCCAGGAGACCAACGACGCGCTGCGCGCCAGCGGCACCACCAACGCCGCCGAGCACTCCCAGCACATCTCCGCCAAGGCAATCGATCTCCGCGTCCTCGGCGTCCCAGCGGTACTCTTGCGCGACGCGGCCCTGTCGCTAGGCGTCGGCGGCGTCGGCTACTACCCAAAGAGCCAGTTTGTCCACGTCGACACCGGCCCGGTCAGAGAGTGGACCTTCGCCCCCCACATCGCCCGCAGGCACTCCCGCCGCTCACACCGCGGCTAG
- a CDS encoding DUF4105 domain-containing protein, whose translation MGFAHGPGGEPFGNFGTMMPVGHTAIYLDRVCADGPLKLRMCEAGEAQGVAIARYHQIGDIDWVASPIMQFLYATDRPEDIPAYATADSVWEMRQRYRRRYMLAIVPDGTEKEKATNEWWETVGVAYNRKVWGYQIATSREQDEQFVATMNSRPNKHLYHLKKTNCADFAAEMVNLYFPGAVHNDRIGDFGLMTPKEVARCVQAYAKEHPFSDYRVLEIPQVPGSLRRSRPVRGGAEAGLKTKRYLFTLAVIQPEVPIGLTVLYLWHGRWKIGEGAELAGPENFMSPVEQAVGTK comes from the coding sequence ATGGGGTTCGCTCACGGTCCTGGTGGGGAGCCGTTTGGGAACTTCGGAACGATGATGCCAGTGGGGCATACCGCCATTTATCTGGACCGGGTGTGCGCGGACGGGCCGCTGAAGTTGAGGATGTGCGAGGCAGGCGAGGCGCAGGGGGTGGCGATCGCGCGATATCACCAGATCGGGGATATCGACTGGGTGGCTTCGCCGATCATGCAGTTTCTCTATGCGACGGATCGGCCTGAAGACATTCCGGCGTATGCGACGGCGGACTCAGTGTGGGAGATGAGACAGAGGTACCGGCGGCGGTACATGCTGGCCATCGTTCCAGACGGGACGGAGAAGGAGAAGGCGACGAACGAGTGGTGGGAGACGGTTGGGGTCGCTTATAACCGGAAGGTGTGGGGGTACCAGATCGCAACATCGCGGGAGCAGGATGAGCAGTTTGTAGCGACGATGAACTCAAGGCCGAACAAGCATCTGTACCACCTGAAGAAGACGAATTGCGCGGACTTTGCCGCGGAGATGGTGAACCTCTATTTCCCGGGGGCGGTGCACAACGACCGGATTGGAGATTTTGGGCTGATGACGCCGAAGGAGGTGGCGCGGTGCGTCCAGGCTTATGCAAAGGAGCATCCGTTTTCCGATTACCGGGTGCTTGAGATTCCGCAGGTGCCGGGATCGCTGCGGCGGAGCAGGCCGGTGCGGGGCGGGGCGGAGGCGGGGTTGAAGACGAAACGGTATTTGTTCACGCTGGCGGTGATTCAGCCGGAGGTTCCGATCGGACTGACGGTGCTCTACCTGTGGCACGGGCGGTGGAAGATCGGTGAAGGAGCGGAGCTTGCGGGGCCGGAGAACTTTATGTCGCCCGTCGAACAGGCAGTTGGTACGAAGTAG
- a CDS encoding alpha/beta hydrolase translates to MKTLHPIKLLTILLATLPAAFAQPSGWPPPPGHTVLTLWPNGAPGPNTTKGREADTTTAKDNLIAGKPLIRLGNVSTPTLTLYTPQASVPNTGAAIVVFPGGGYSILAIDLEGTEVCDWLTAKGITCVLLKYRVPATGPYPKSEAALQDAQRAVGLVRSHAAEWKIDPKRVGVLGFSAGGHLAAAVSTHYDERLYPAIDAADQLSCRPDFAVVVYPGYLAQADKAFAFTPDIPVTAQTPPTFLVQAEDDPVHVENATAYFLALKAAGVPTELHIYATGGHGYGLRRTQLPVTTWPTSVELWLQTIGITQPTPH, encoded by the coding sequence TTGAAGACCCTGCATCCCATCAAGCTCCTGACCATCCTCCTCGCAACCCTCCCCGCCGCATTCGCTCAGCCCTCCGGATGGCCCCCACCACCCGGCCACACTGTCCTCACCCTCTGGCCCAACGGAGCCCCCGGCCCAAACACCACCAAGGGCCGGGAAGCCGACACCACCACCGCCAAGGACAACCTCATCGCCGGCAAGCCGCTCATCCGTCTCGGCAACGTCTCCACCCCCACCCTTACCCTCTACACCCCGCAGGCGTCCGTACCGAACACCGGGGCCGCCATCGTCGTCTTTCCCGGGGGCGGCTACAGCATCCTCGCCATCGACCTAGAAGGCACCGAGGTCTGCGACTGGCTCACCGCCAAGGGCATCACCTGCGTTCTGCTCAAGTACCGCGTCCCCGCCACCGGCCCTTACCCGAAATCGGAAGCCGCCCTGCAGGACGCTCAGCGAGCCGTAGGCCTGGTCCGCAGCCACGCCGCCGAATGGAAGATCGACCCCAAGCGCGTCGGCGTCCTCGGCTTCTCCGCCGGAGGACATCTGGCAGCCGCCGTCAGCACCCACTATGATGAGCGTCTCTACCCTGCCATCGACGCGGCTGACCAGCTAAGCTGCCGCCCCGACTTCGCCGTCGTGGTCTACCCCGGCTACCTCGCCCAGGCCGATAAGGCCTTCGCCTTCACGCCGGACATTCCCGTCACCGCCCAAACGCCGCCCACCTTCCTCGTCCAGGCCGAAGACGATCCGGTCCACGTCGAAAACGCTACCGCCTACTTCCTGGCGCTCAAAGCGGCGGGAGTCCCCACCGAACTCCACATCTACGCCACGGGAGGCCACGGCTACGGACTCCGCCGAACCCAGCTTCCCGTCACCACCTGGCCTACAAGCGTAGAACTATGGCTCCAGACGATCGGCATCACCCAACCGACCCCGCACTAA
- a CDS encoding response regulator: MKRRPCFLVIDREFAGSISTRKLLIETAKFNVITAYSGTEAIETVERFPAVNGVVLDASLGDMECDDLIKALKVIAPDVPTISIEGGSRTCADADYNVPSFDPAKLLEVLRGLQPKESDVIDRRDEELNRKAEAEAE, from the coding sequence ATGAAAAGGCGTCCATGTTTTCTGGTGATTGACCGGGAGTTCGCGGGAAGCATTTCTACTCGAAAGCTGTTGATCGAGACGGCCAAGTTCAATGTGATCACGGCTTATAGTGGGACCGAGGCGATCGAGACCGTGGAGCGTTTTCCTGCGGTGAACGGGGTAGTGCTGGACGCTTCGCTCGGGGATATGGAGTGCGACGACCTGATCAAGGCTCTGAAGGTGATCGCTCCGGATGTGCCGACGATCTCGATCGAGGGTGGGTCGAGGACGTGTGCGGACGCGGACTACAACGTTCCTTCGTTCGACCCCGCGAAGCTTCTGGAGGTACTGCGGGGGTTGCAGCCGAAGGAGTCGGATGTGATCGACCGACGCGATGAAGAGTTGAACCGGAAGGCAGAAGCAGAAGCGGAGTGA
- the hemG gene encoding protoporphyrinogen oxidase, whose translation MKRIAIVGGGLAGVAAAYFLARAKAEVEVVLYEASGRLGGIVETVREGGFVVECGPDGWVTEKPWALELARELGLGEDVIWSLDEGRKTYVRLDGRLEAMPDGMRMMVPGDMEAVERSELFSEGAKQAFREEIGRAEELKAMAPEGDESVGAFVERHFGREVLEKVAGPLLSGVFGGDVGKLSVRAVMPAFVAMEREFGSLILALKAKTRGEKRPIFTSLKGGVGMLVERMVAEIPAGWVRLGEEVKQVEKVPCGWVLGSSSGTEHFDAVLMAAPVDVARRLLEPVDRRAAQLMEMEASSAVVVGFCFADGFDLPPGFGFLVPQGQGSLLLACTFTDQKFAGRVPAGARQVRAFFGAKAGERLLACGNDEIASVARLELGRMLGRLPEPVLTVVRRWPRSLPQYAVGHLERMAELNGRVKALEGIWLLGNGYRGVGLPDLIRDAQAAVGEIVR comes from the coding sequence ATGAAGAGGATTGCGATTGTCGGCGGGGGCTTGGCGGGGGTGGCGGCGGCTTATTTTCTGGCGCGGGCGAAGGCTGAGGTGGAGGTGGTGTTGTACGAGGCTTCCGGGCGGTTGGGTGGAATCGTCGAGACGGTGCGGGAGGGTGGGTTTGTCGTCGAGTGTGGGCCGGATGGGTGGGTGACGGAGAAGCCGTGGGCGCTGGAGTTGGCGCGGGAGTTGGGCTTGGGAGAGGACGTCATCTGGTCGCTGGACGAGGGGCGGAAGACGTATGTGCGGCTCGACGGTCGGCTGGAGGCGATGCCGGACGGAATGCGGATGATGGTTCCGGGTGATATGGAGGCGGTGGAGCGGTCGGAGCTCTTCAGCGAGGGGGCGAAACAGGCGTTTCGCGAGGAGATCGGGCGGGCGGAGGAGTTGAAGGCGATGGCTCCCGAAGGGGATGAGAGCGTGGGGGCGTTCGTCGAGAGGCACTTTGGGAGGGAGGTGCTGGAGAAGGTCGCGGGTCCGCTGCTGAGCGGGGTGTTTGGGGGGGATGTCGGGAAGCTGAGTGTGCGGGCGGTGATGCCGGCGTTTGTAGCAATGGAGCGGGAGTTTGGGTCGCTGATTCTTGCGCTGAAGGCGAAGACCCGGGGGGAGAAGAGGCCGATCTTTACTTCGTTGAAGGGTGGGGTCGGGATGTTGGTGGAGAGGATGGTCGCGGAGATTCCAGCGGGGTGGGTGCGGCTGGGCGAGGAGGTGAAGCAGGTGGAGAAGGTCCCCTGCGGGTGGGTCCTTGGAAGTTCTTCTGGGACTGAGCATTTTGATGCGGTGCTGATGGCGGCTCCGGTGGATGTGGCGCGGAGGCTGTTGGAACCAGTGGATCGGCGGGCGGCTCAGTTGATGGAGATGGAGGCTAGTTCAGCGGTGGTGGTGGGGTTTTGCTTTGCGGATGGGTTTGATCTGCCGCCGGGGTTCGGGTTTCTCGTGCCGCAGGGGCAGGGGAGTCTGCTGCTGGCTTGCACGTTTACGGATCAGAAGTTCGCGGGACGGGTTCCGGCGGGGGCGCGGCAGGTGAGGGCGTTCTTTGGGGCAAAGGCTGGGGAGAGACTTCTGGCTTGCGGGAACGATGAGATTGCTTCGGTGGCGAGGCTTGAGTTGGGGAGGATGCTGGGGCGGCTGCCGGAGCCGGTCTTGACCGTGGTGCGCCGATGGCCTCGGTCGCTGCCGCAGTACGCGGTGGGGCATCTGGAGCGGATGGCGGAATTGAACGGGCGGGTAAAGGCGTTGGAGGGAATCTGGCTGCTGGGGAACGGCTATCGGGGCGTGGGGCTGCCGGATCTGATTCGGGATGCGCAGGCGGCGGTGGGGGAGATCGTTCGGTAG